From the genome of Leptolyngbya iicbica LK, one region includes:
- the gltB gene encoding glutamate synthase large subunit has translation MIRQTSPSKQGLYDPQFEHDACGVGFVVQMKGKASHDIVEQALTILLNLDHRGAVGAEPNTGDGAGILMQLPHKFVQKVAAAEGFNLPDKGQYGVGMIYASPNPQTRQESRRIFEGIVKDAGQTVLGWRDVPTNNDSLGETAKASEPFMEQVFIGRSSNLVDDLAFERKLYVIRKQSHMAIRHPGIDSHWYPASISCRTIVYKGQLMPVQVGQYYPDLSDPDMESALGLVHSRFSTNTFPSWERSHPYRYIAHNGEINTMRGNINWMHARQSMFESDLFGDDLKKAQPIINVDGSDSTIFDNTLEMLTLSGRSLPHAVMMMIPEPWAGHESMSAEKKAFYEYHSCLMEPWDGPASIAFTDGTMMGACLDRNGLRPSRYYVTTDDRVIMASEAGVLPVAPEDVVKKGRLEPGRMFLVDMSAGRIIADEEIKQAIATEHPYQEWLDQNLVNLSDIPVGARHAVPLPDASITQRQRAFGYTFEELRLLLSPMAQNGVEAIGAMGTDTPLAVLSNRPKLLYDYFQQLFAQVTNPPIDSIREAIVTSPITTIGSERNLLKPEPESCRLIKLETPVISNEELAKLKHIDNPYFQSITLPMLFAPSSGVVGMETAIDDICRQADHAIASGTNLIILSDRGIDQNHAAIPALLAVSGLHHHLIRNGTRTRVGLVLESGEPREVHHYAVLLGYGCGAINPYLAFETIESMIDEGVLNGIDYAKACKNYVKAVTKGVIKIGSKIGVSTIQSYRGAQIFEAIGLDSTVIDKYFTWTASRLEGADLEVLAKEAILRHGHAFPDRDTKDQTLDVGGEYQWRKDGEEHLFSPATIHLLQQAVREGNYDLYKQYSAKINDDSQQFFRIRDLLEFKARDPIPLEEVEPVEAIMKRFKTGAMSYGSISKETHEALAIAMNRIGGKSNTGEGGEDPERYTWTNERGDSKNSAIKQVASGRFGVTSLYLSQAKELQIKMAQGAKPGEGGQLPGLKVYPWIAKVRHSTPGVGLISPPPHHDIYSIEDLAQLIHDLKNANRAARVSVKLVSEVGVGTVAAGVAKAHADVVLISGFDGGTGASPQTSIKHAGLPWELGLAETHQTLVLNNLRSRIAVETDGQMKTGRDVAIATLLGAEEYGFSTAPLVSLGCIMMRVCHKNTCPVGVATQNPDLRKNFTGDPQHTVNFMTFIAQELREIMAELGFRTINEMVGRTDVLEPKKAIDHWKAKGIDVSKILHQPEVGPEIGRYCQIPQDHGLEKSLDMTTLLDLCQPAIEKGEPVRATLPITNVNRVVGTILGNEISKRHWDGLPEDTIHLHFQGSAGQSFSAFVPKGVTMELEGDANDYLGKGLSGGKIILYPPKGSSFVAEENIITGNVAFYGATGGEAYIRGLAGERFCVRNSGVRAVVEGVGDHACEYMTGGKAVIIGPTGRNFAAGMSGGIAYVLDEAGDFATRCNTEMVELEQLEDPEEILELHDMVQNHVKYTGSAKGDRVLAAWNDMVPKFVKVMPRDYKRVLQHIQKAMKAGLDGDDALSAAFEENARDIARISGS, from the coding sequence ATGATTCGTCAAACTTCGCCCTCCAAACAAGGCCTCTATGATCCGCAGTTTGAGCATGATGCCTGCGGCGTCGGGTTTGTTGTGCAGATGAAAGGCAAAGCCTCGCACGACATCGTGGAACAGGCGTTGACCATTCTTCTTAACCTCGACCATCGAGGAGCGGTGGGGGCTGAACCCAATACAGGCGATGGGGCTGGAATTTTGATGCAGTTGCCCCACAAGTTTGTGCAGAAAGTCGCCGCTGCTGAAGGATTCAATCTGCCGGATAAAGGGCAGTATGGCGTGGGCATGATTTATGCGTCACCCAATCCGCAGACGCGGCAAGAGAGTCGTCGCATTTTTGAAGGCATCGTTAAGGACGCGGGGCAGACGGTGCTGGGCTGGCGCGATGTGCCCACGAACAACGATAGTTTGGGCGAGACGGCTAAAGCGAGTGAGCCGTTCATGGAGCAGGTATTTATCGGGCGCAGCTCTAATCTAGTGGACGATCTGGCGTTTGAGCGCAAGCTGTATGTGATTCGCAAGCAGTCCCACATGGCGATTCGCCATCCCGGCATTGACTCCCACTGGTATCCCGCCAGCATTTCTTGCCGCACCATCGTTTATAAAGGGCAGCTCATGCCGGTGCAGGTGGGGCAGTATTACCCCGACCTCAGCGATCCCGATATGGAAAGCGCACTGGGGCTGGTGCATTCGCGCTTTAGTACGAACACATTTCCGAGTTGGGAAAGGTCGCACCCCTACCGCTACATTGCCCACAACGGCGAAATCAACACGATGCGCGGCAACATCAACTGGATGCACGCTCGCCAGTCGATGTTTGAGTCCGATCTATTCGGCGATGACCTGAAGAAGGCCCAGCCGATTATCAATGTGGATGGCAGCGACTCCACCATTTTCGACAACACCCTGGAAATGCTGACGCTGTCGGGCCGCTCTCTGCCCCACGCGGTGATGATGATGATCCCCGAACCGTGGGCAGGGCATGAGTCCATGAGCGCGGAGAAAAAGGCGTTCTACGAGTACCACTCATGCCTGATGGAGCCGTGGGATGGTCCCGCCTCGATCGCTTTCACCGACGGCACCATGATGGGCGCGTGCTTAGACCGCAACGGTCTTCGCCCCTCCCGCTACTACGTCACCACTGATGATCGCGTGATCATGGCCTCGGAGGCAGGCGTGCTCCCCGTTGCTCCGGAAGACGTGGTGAAGAAAGGTCGCCTGGAACCCGGTCGCATGTTCCTGGTGGACATGAGCGCAGGTCGCATTATTGCCGATGAGGAGATTAAGCAGGCGATCGCCACCGAACATCCCTACCAGGAATGGCTGGATCAGAATTTGGTGAATTTGTCCGATATCCCCGTAGGGGCACGGCATGCCGTGCCCCTACCCGATGCGTCAATCACCCAACGACAACGGGCGTTTGGCTACACCTTCGAAGAACTCCGCCTGCTGCTGTCGCCGATGGCGCAGAACGGGGTCGAGGCGATCGGCGCAATGGGCACTGATACGCCGCTGGCCGTCCTGTCTAACCGTCCAAAGCTGCTGTACGACTACTTTCAGCAACTGTTTGCTCAGGTGACGAACCCGCCGATTGACTCGATTCGGGAGGCGATCGTGACCTCGCCGATCACGACCATCGGCAGCGAGCGCAATCTGCTCAAGCCGGAACCGGAAAGCTGTCGGCTGATCAAGCTGGAAACCCCCGTTATCAGCAATGAGGAACTGGCGAAGCTGAAGCACATTGACAACCCTTATTTCCAGTCGATCACGCTGCCGATGCTGTTTGCGCCGTCATCCGGTGTGGTGGGGATGGAAACCGCCATCGACGACATTTGCCGACAGGCGGATCACGCGATCGCCTCCGGCACCAACCTGATCATTCTCAGCGATCGCGGCATCGACCAGAACCATGCCGCCATCCCCGCGCTGCTGGCGGTTTCCGGCCTGCACCACCACCTGATCCGCAACGGCACCCGTACCCGCGTCGGCCTGGTGCTGGAGTCCGGCGAACCCCGTGAAGTGCATCACTACGCGGTGCTGCTGGGTTACGGCTGCGGCGCGATCAACCCCTACCTCGCCTTCGAGACCATCGAGAGCATGATCGACGAGGGCGTGTTGAACGGCATCGACTACGCCAAAGCCTGTAAGAACTACGTCAAGGCCGTCACCAAGGGCGTGATCAAGATTGGCTCCAAGATTGGGGTGTCCACGATTCAGAGCTATCGTGGCGCGCAGATCTTTGAAGCGATCGGACTGGATTCCACGGTGATCGACAAGTACTTCACCTGGACGGCCTCACGGTTGGAAGGGGCGGATCTCGAAGTGCTGGCGAAGGAGGCGATTCTGCGCCACGGTCACGCCTTCCCCGATCGCGATACCAAAGATCAAACCCTCGATGTCGGTGGCGAGTACCAATGGCGGAAGGATGGCGAGGAGCACCTGTTCAGCCCTGCCACCATTCACCTGCTGCAACAGGCCGTGCGCGAGGGCAACTACGACCTCTACAAGCAGTATTCGGCCAAAATCAACGACGACAGCCAGCAGTTCTTCCGCATTCGCGACCTGCTGGAGTTCAAGGCCCGTGACCCGATTCCCCTAGAGGAAGTGGAACCCGTTGAGGCGATTATGAAGCGCTTCAAGACGGGGGCGATGAGCTACGGATCGATTTCTAAGGAGACCCACGAGGCGCTGGCGATCGCCATGAACCGCATTGGCGGCAAGTCCAACACCGGGGAGGGGGGCGAAGACCCCGAACGGTACACCTGGACGAACGAGCGCGGCGACTCGAAAAACAGCGCCATCAAGCAGGTGGCCTCTGGTCGCTTCGGCGTCACCAGCCTCTACCTGTCCCAGGCGAAAGAGCTGCAAATCAAGATGGCCCAGGGGGCGAAACCGGGCGAGGGCGGCCAACTTCCTGGTCTGAAGGTGTATCCCTGGATTGCCAAGGTGCGCCACTCCACCCCTGGCGTGGGCCTGATTTCGCCGCCGCCCCACCACGACATCTACTCCATTGAGGATCTGGCGCAACTGATCCACGACCTGAAGAACGCCAACCGGGCAGCGCGGGTCAGCGTCAAGCTGGTGTCCGAGGTCGGTGTCGGCACGGTCGCTGCCGGAGTCGCCAAGGCCCACGCGGATGTGGTGCTGATCTCCGGGTTCGATGGCGGCACGGGCGCATCCCCCCAAACCTCCATCAAGCACGCCGGACTCCCCTGGGAGCTGGGGCTAGCGGAAACCCACCAAACCCTGGTGCTGAACAACCTGCGGAGCCGCATCGCGGTGGAGACGGACGGCCAGATGAAGACCGGACGGGATGTGGCGATCGCCACCCTCCTGGGCGCGGAAGAATACGGCTTCTCTACCGCACCGCTGGTGTCCCTCGGCTGCATCATGATGCGGGTGTGCCACAAAAACACCTGCCCCGTCGGCGTCGCCACCCAAAACCCCGACCTGCGGAAGAACTTCACGGGTGATCCCCAGCACACGGTCAACTTCATGACCTTCATCGCGCAGGAACTGCGGGAGATCATGGCGGAATTAGGCTTCCGCACCATCAATGAGATGGTGGGCCGGACAGATGTGTTGGAGCCGAAGAAGGCCATTGACCACTGGAAAGCCAAGGGCATCGATGTCTCGAAGATTCTCCACCAGCCGGAAGTCGGGCCGGAAATCGGGCGCTACTGCCAGATTCCCCAGGACCATGGGCTAGAGAAGTCCCTCGACATGACGACCCTGCTGGATCTGTGTCAGCCCGCGATCGAAAAGGGCGAGCCGGTTCGCGCCACGCTGCCCATCACCAACGTGAATCGCGTGGTCGGCACCATCCTCGGCAACGAAATCAGCAAGCGCCACTGGGACGGCTTGCCCGAAGATACCATCCATCTTCACTTCCAGGGCAGTGCGGGGCAAAGCTTCTCGGCCTTTGTGCCCAAGGGCGTGACGATGGAGCTGGAGGGCGACGCCAACGACTACCTGGGCAAGGGCCTCAGCGGCGGCAAGATTATCCTCTATCCGCCCAAGGGTTCCAGTTTCGTGGCGGAAGAGAACATCATCACCGGGAACGTCGCCTTTTACGGCGCGACGGGCGGCGAAGCCTACATTCGTGGCCTGGCAGGTGAGCGCTTCTGCGTCCGCAACTCCGGGGTGCGCGCCGTAGTGGAAGGCGTCGGTGACCATGCCTGCGAGTACATGACCGGGGGTAAGGCAGTGATCATCGGCCCCACCGGACGCAACTTTGCGGCGGGCATGAGCGGCGGCATCGCCTACGTGCTCGACGAAGCGGGCGATTTCGCCACTCGCTGCAACACGGAAATGGTCGAGCTGGAGCAGCTAGAAGATCCCGAGGAGATTCTGGAACTGCATGACATGGTTCAGAACCATGTGAAGTACACAGGTAGTGCAAAGGGCGATCGCGTCCTCGCCGCCTGGAACGACATGGTGCCGAAGTTCGTGAAGGTCATGCCCCGCGACTACAAGCGCGTGCTTCAGCACATCCAAAAGGCAATGAAGGCGGGCCTCGACGGCGACGATGCCCTGTCGGCAGCGTTTGAAGAAAACGCCCGTGACATCGCCCGCATCAGCGGCAGTTAA
- a CDS encoding pentapeptide repeat-containing protein: MPTREQLIQYWKSKGRWKYGALALTALLIAAGLGFFFDAPGVRECVTSANLERCYLLGKTFWDWLGLIGVPLSLAILGYVLQRQQQKRAADEEKEEILQTYFDRISVLLVDKNLLAIASKAYPRTKKSKDQSEELLKTIQSIQAKSLTFEEKELLAAAVDVIRARTLSILRRFEHDGVRKGNVVRFLIETEVIGKAKMNLSDADLRDADLCGTNLINAYLSHADLRDANLSYAWLRGAYLGDANLEGADLEGAYFDGADLGGTNLSVANLSVANLSVAKLNGADIICANLRHANLNHANLEGANLGDAYLEGANLSFASLIDTNLSGTKLVRTNLRDIRWNKNTQWPVPEEVAKARNIPEVLKQQLGIE; encoded by the coding sequence ATGCCTACTCGCGAACAACTCATCCAATATTGGAAGTCAAAGGGGCGGTGGAAGTATGGGGCGCTGGCCCTAACAGCTCTATTGATAGCAGCGGGCTTAGGCTTCTTTTTTGATGCTCCTGGTGTTAGGGAATGTGTCACCTCAGCGAATCTGGAAAGATGCTACTTACTGGGGAAAACATTCTGGGACTGGCTTGGGTTAATAGGCGTCCCGCTATCGCTAGCCATCCTTGGCTACGTTCTTCAACGCCAACAACAGAAACGTGCAGCAGATGAAGAGAAAGAAGAAATCCTGCAAACTTACTTCGACCGCATTTCAGTGCTTTTGGTGGATAAGAACCTATTAGCCATCGCTTCTAAAGCTTATCCACGAACAAAGAAGAGTAAAGATCAATCAGAAGAGCTCCTTAAAACAATTCAATCTATTCAAGCTAAGTCCTTAACCTTTGAAGAAAAAGAATTATTAGCCGCCGCTGTCGACGTGATTCGGGCTCGAACTCTGTCTATCCTGAGACGGTTTGAACACGACGGCGTAAGGAAGGGGAATGTTGTTCGTTTTCTGATAGAGACTGAAGTTATTGGTAAAGCCAAGATGAATTTGAGTGATGCTGATCTGCGCGACGCCGATCTCTGCGGTACAAATCTCATAAATGCATACCTTAGCCATGCCGATCTGCGCGATGCCAATCTAAGTTATGCCTGGTTACGGGGTGCTTACCTCGGCGATGCCAATCTCGAAGGTGCCGACCTCGAAGGTGCCTACTTTGACGGTGCTGATCTCGGTGGTACCAACCTCAGCGTTGCTAACCTCAGCGTTGCTAACCTCAGCGTTGCCAAGCTCAACGGTGCCGATATCATCTGTGCCAACCTCCGCCATGCCAACCTCAACCATGCCAACCTCGAAGGCGCTAATCTCGGCGATGCCTACCTCGAAGGTGCTAATCTCAGTTTTGCAAGCCTCATCGATACTAACCTCAGCGGTACAAAACTCGTCCGTACCAACCTCCGAGATATTCGGTGGAATAAGAACACTCAGTGGCCTGTCCCTGAAGAAGTTGCCAAGGCTCGCAACATCCCTGAAGTGCTAAAGCAACAGCTCGGCATTGAGTAG
- a CDS encoding Uma2 family endonuclease — protein MATPAAEALPIAPGENRVAFQGMDWVAYQQMKALLNERTRARLTYDRGTLEITMPSELHEFYARLIERFIVILVVELGLKIKTLGSTTLDREDLERGAEPDNGYYIQHQPQVAGRPINLDTDPPPDLVVEVDINHTDIDKNALYATMGVPEFWRFNGKVWHIYQLENGAYAERDRSPTFPIISKDELYQFLATCQQNEVEAELNLRSWLRELS, from the coding sequence ATGGCAACCCCCGCTGCTGAAGCCCTACCGATCGCTCCTGGAGAAAATCGAGTCGCTTTTCAGGGGATGGATTGGGTTGCCTATCAGCAAATGAAAGCCCTGCTCAACGAACGTACACGGGCACGGCTCACCTACGATCGCGGCACCCTCGAAATTACGATGCCTTCAGAACTGCACGAGTTTTATGCCCGCCTGATCGAGCGCTTCATCGTCATTCTGGTCGTAGAACTGGGCCTAAAAATCAAGACCCTCGGCTCAACGACGCTCGATCGCGAAGACTTAGAGCGAGGAGCCGAACCCGACAATGGCTACTACATCCAACATCAGCCTCAAGTCGCCGGACGTCCGATCAATTTAGATACCGACCCGCCGCCCGATCTAGTGGTGGAAGTCGATATCAACCATACCGACATTGACAAAAACGCCCTCTACGCAACAATGGGTGTTCCTGAATTTTGGCGATTCAATGGCAAAGTTTGGCACATTTACCAGCTAGAAAATGGGGCGTATGCGGAGCGCGATCGCTCCCCCACTTTCCCAATCATCTCCAAAGACGAACTTTACCAATTCCTCGCTACCTGCCAGCAAAACGAAGTAGAAGCAGAACTGAACTTGCGATCGTGGCTAAGAGAGTTGTCATAG
- the gltD gene encoding glutamate synthase small subunit — MGKPTGFMEFLREVANEVAPADRIRNWDEFHLHMPEENLQTQGARCMDCGTPFCHTGMEMNRAASGCPINNLIPEWNDLIYRGRWQDALDRLHKTNNFPEFTGRVCPAPCEGACVLGIIEPPVTIKNIEYSIAEKGWEAGWITPTPPSQRTGKKVAIVGSGPAGLSAAAQLNSAGHWVTVYERADRPGGLLMYGIPNMKLDKQKVVMRRLDVLEAEGVTFVCNTEVGKDLPTATLVKDFDAVILCTGSTRPRDLPIEGRDLKGIHFAMEFLTANTQAVLNGSPGEDYITAAGKDVVIIGGGDTGTDCVGTSIRHGCTSVTQLEIMPKPPETRAPNNPWPEWPKIYRMDYGQEEAAAMFGQDPRTYTTTATHFEGDEHGQVTAVHTVQVQWMKDEQGRFTPQHVPGTEQRLPAQLVLLAMGFLGPEQPIIDALGLEQDGRSNIKAEHEQYTTSIPGVFAAGDCRRGQSLVVWAFNEGRGVARECDRYLMGTTELP; from the coding sequence ATGGGAAAACCAACTGGCTTTATGGAATTTCTGCGCGAGGTAGCGAACGAAGTCGCCCCCGCCGATCGCATCCGCAACTGGGATGAATTTCACCTCCACATGCCCGAGGAAAACTTGCAGACCCAGGGCGCACGCTGCATGGACTGCGGCACCCCCTTCTGCCACACGGGCATGGAAATGAACCGCGCCGCTAGCGGTTGCCCCATCAACAACCTGATCCCCGAGTGGAACGACCTGATCTACCGGGGACGCTGGCAGGATGCCCTCGATCGCCTCCACAAAACCAATAACTTCCCCGAATTCACCGGACGGGTTTGCCCTGCGCCCTGCGAAGGGGCCTGCGTGCTGGGCATCATCGAGCCCCCCGTCACCATCAAAAATATCGAGTACTCCATCGCTGAAAAGGGCTGGGAAGCGGGCTGGATTACGCCCACGCCGCCGAGCCAGCGCACCGGGAAGAAGGTCGCGATCGTCGGTTCCGGGCCTGCGGGGCTGTCCGCTGCCGCCCAGCTCAACTCCGCCGGACATTGGGTGACGGTGTATGAGCGGGCAGACAGACCCGGTGGTCTGCTCATGTACGGCATCCCCAACATGAAGCTGGACAAGCAAAAGGTCGTCATGCGCCGCCTTGATGTGCTGGAGGCCGAGGGCGTCACCTTTGTCTGCAACACCGAAGTCGGCAAAGACCTGCCCACCGCAACGCTGGTGAAAGACTTTGACGCGGTGATCCTCTGCACGGGCTCCACCCGTCCCCGCGACTTGCCCATCGAAGGGCGCGACCTCAAGGGCATCCACTTCGCGATGGAGTTCCTCACTGCGAACACCCAAGCCGTGCTGAATGGCTCCCCCGGCGAAGACTACATCACCGCTGCGGGCAAGGATGTCGTGATCATCGGCGGCGGCGACACGGGCACCGACTGCGTGGGCACCTCCATCCGCCACGGCTGCACCAGCGTCACCCAACTGGAAATCATGCCCAAGCCCCCCGAAACCCGCGCCCCCAACAACCCCTGGCCCGAGTGGCCCAAGATCTACCGCATGGACTACGGCCAAGAAGAAGCCGCCGCCATGTTCGGCCAAGATCCCCGCACCTACACCACCACCGCCACCCATTTTGAGGGCGACGAGCACGGCCAAGTCACTGCCGTCCACACCGTCCAGGTCCAGTGGATGAAGGACGAGCAGGGCCGCTTTACCCCCCAACACGTTCCCGGCACAGAGCAGCGGCTACCCGCTCAACTGGTGCTGCTGGCCATGGGCTTCCTCGGTCCCGAACAGCCCATCATCGACGCCCTCGGCCTGGAACAAGATGGCCGCAGCAATATCAAAGCCGAGCATGAGCAATACACCACCTCCATTCCCGGTGTGTTTGCCGCAGGCGATTGCCGTCGCGGGCAAAGCCTGGTGGTGTGGGCCTTCAATGAGGGCAGAGGGGTGGCGCGAGAGTGCGATCGCTACCTCATGGGCACGACTGAGTTGCCTTAG